Proteins found in one Cellulomonas palmilytica genomic segment:
- the efeU gene encoding iron uptake transporter permease EfeU has product MVANFLIGLREGLEAALVVSILVAYLVKTGRRDLLPALWGGVAVAGGVSLAFGALLTFGPKGLSFEAQEAIGGTLSIVAVGLITWMIFWMAKTARHLKADLQHKLDDAIAAGKGAVVVMALLAVGREGLETALFLWAGAQATSTGTSAPLVGAALGIAVSVVAAWLMYRGAVRLDLRRFFAWTGLFLVLVAAGVLSYGVHDLQEAGILPGLSSLAFDVSASIPPSSWYATLAKGIFNFTPATTWLQLVAWTAYVSVVLTVFVRTTWGRSPAPKPTAPAAVASAATS; this is encoded by the coding sequence ATGGTCGCGAACTTCCTCATCGGCCTGCGCGAGGGGCTCGAAGCCGCCCTCGTCGTCAGCATCCTCGTGGCCTACCTGGTCAAGACCGGCAGGCGCGACCTGCTGCCCGCGCTGTGGGGCGGCGTCGCCGTCGCCGGGGGCGTCTCGCTCGCGTTCGGCGCGCTGCTCACGTTCGGCCCCAAGGGGTTGTCGTTCGAGGCGCAGGAGGCGATCGGCGGCACGTTGTCGATCGTCGCGGTCGGGCTCATCACCTGGATGATCTTCTGGATGGCGAAGACGGCCCGCCACCTCAAGGCGGACCTGCAGCACAAGCTCGACGACGCGATCGCGGCCGGCAAGGGCGCGGTCGTCGTCATGGCGCTGCTCGCCGTGGGCCGCGAGGGCCTCGAGACCGCGCTGTTCCTCTGGGCCGGCGCGCAGGCGACGTCGACGGGCACGAGCGCGCCGCTCGTCGGCGCCGCGCTCGGCATCGCGGTGTCGGTCGTGGCGGCGTGGCTCATGTACCGCGGCGCGGTGCGGCTCGACCTGCGCCGGTTCTTCGCGTGGACGGGGCTGTTCCTGGTCCTCGTCGCGGCCGGCGTGCTGTCCTACGGCGTGCACGACCTGCAGGAGGCGGGCATCCTGCCGGGCCTGAGCTCCCTCGCGTTCGACGTCTCCGCGAGCATCCCGCCGTCGTCCTGGTACGCGACGCTCGCCAAGGGGATCTTCAACTTCACGCCCGCGACCACCTGGCTGCAGCTCGTCGCGTGGACCGCCTACGTGTCCGTCGTCCTGACGGTGTTCGTCCGCACCACGTGGGGCCGTTCGCCCGCACCGAAGCCCACGGCGCCCGCCGCCGTCGCCTCCGCCGCGACGTCCTGA
- a CDS encoding DUF885 domain-containing protein, translated as MREPTAVDAVAEKYVSSYASLDPLSATGMGLAGHDHEMTDLSPAGHDARADLTRSTLLELDALAPVDEVDRITVAAMRERLGLELELHAAGEHLRDLNNIASPVQGLRDVFDIMPTGDIEAWENIASRLTALPQAIDGYVESLRAGAARGLVPAARQVAEGVTQAVELAADGSFFTEFVHGQAAAAALDDSSSCALVRAELERGAAGAREAYGRLAEFLRDELAPQAPADDAAGRERYQLFSRAFLGATVDLEETYAWGVEELARVVAEQEAVAAQIAGPGATVEQAVAALDADPSRTLHGKDELRRWMQETSDAAIAALDGTHFDIPEPLHTLECLIAPTQSGGIYYTGPSDDFSRPGRMWWSVPADVTTFNTWREKTTVYHEGVPGHHLQVGAAVHNRADLNTWRRLACWISGHGEGWALYAERLMADLGFLDDPGDRLGMLDGQRMRAARVVFDIGVHLGLPAPEQWGGGRWDADKALAFLLANVNMPESFVRFEWMRYLGWPGQAPSYKVGQRLWEQTRDEARAAAGDAFDLRAFHAKALNLGSLPLDVLKLAF; from the coding sequence ATGCGTGAACCCACGGCCGTCGACGCCGTCGCCGAGAAGTACGTCAGCTCCTACGCCTCGCTCGACCCGCTGTCCGCGACAGGGATGGGTCTGGCGGGCCACGACCACGAGATGACCGACCTGTCCCCCGCGGGGCACGACGCGCGCGCGGACCTCACGCGGTCCACGCTCCTCGAGCTCGACGCGCTCGCGCCGGTCGACGAGGTCGACCGCATCACCGTCGCGGCCATGCGCGAGCGGCTCGGGCTCGAGCTCGAGCTGCACGCGGCCGGCGAGCACTTGCGCGACCTCAACAACATCGCCTCGCCCGTCCAGGGCCTGCGCGACGTGTTCGACATCATGCCGACGGGCGACATCGAGGCGTGGGAGAACATCGCGTCGCGCCTCACGGCGCTGCCGCAGGCGATCGACGGCTACGTCGAGTCGCTGCGCGCGGGCGCCGCGCGCGGGCTGGTCCCCGCCGCCCGCCAGGTCGCCGAGGGCGTGACGCAGGCCGTCGAGCTCGCGGCCGACGGCTCGTTCTTCACGGAGTTCGTGCACGGCCAGGCCGCCGCGGCCGCGCTGGACGACTCGTCGTCGTGCGCGCTCGTGCGCGCCGAGCTCGAGCGCGGCGCCGCGGGTGCGCGCGAGGCGTACGGCCGCCTCGCGGAGTTCCTGCGCGACGAGCTCGCGCCGCAGGCCCCGGCCGACGACGCCGCGGGCCGCGAGCGCTACCAGCTGTTCTCCCGCGCGTTCCTCGGCGCGACCGTGGACCTCGAGGAGACCTACGCGTGGGGTGTCGAGGAGCTCGCGCGCGTCGTCGCCGAGCAGGAGGCCGTGGCCGCGCAGATCGCCGGCCCGGGCGCCACGGTCGAGCAGGCCGTCGCCGCGCTCGACGCGGACCCGTCCCGCACGCTGCACGGCAAGGACGAGCTGCGCCGCTGGATGCAGGAGACGTCGGACGCGGCGATCGCCGCGCTCGACGGGACGCACTTCGACATCCCTGAGCCGCTGCACACGCTCGAGTGCCTCATCGCCCCGACGCAGTCCGGCGGGATCTACTACACGGGCCCGTCGGACGACTTCTCCCGCCCCGGCCGCATGTGGTGGTCGGTGCCGGCCGACGTGACGACGTTCAACACGTGGCGCGAGAAGACGACCGTCTACCACGAGGGCGTCCCGGGGCATCACCTGCAGGTCGGCGCCGCCGTGCACAACCGCGCGGACCTCAACACGTGGCGCCGCCTCGCGTGCTGGATCTCCGGCCACGGCGAGGGCTGGGCGCTGTACGCCGAGCGCCTCATGGCCGACCTGGGCTTCCTCGACGACCCCGGCGACCGCCTCGGCATGCTCGACGGCCAGCGGATGCGCGCGGCGCGCGTCGTGTTCGACATCGGCGTGCACCTGGGCCTGCCCGCTCCCGAGCAGTGGGGCGGTGGCCGGTGGGACGCGGACAAGGCGCTGGCGTTCCTGCTCGCGAACGTCAACATGCCCGAGTCGTTCGTGCGGTTCGAGTGGATGCGCTACCTGGGCTGGCCCGGGCAGGCGCCGTCCTACAAGGTCGGTCAGCGCCTGTGGGAGCAGACGCGCGACGAGGCGCGGGCCGCGGCGGGCGACGCGTTCGACCTGCGCGCGTTCCACGCCAAGGCGCTGAACCTCGGCTCGCTCCCGCTGGACGTGCTCAAGCTCGCGTTCTGA
- a CDS encoding NUDIX hydrolase, translating to MTDLPRHAPAPGDGWVECACGARHWGLHGAAGLLVGRRAADGRLTHVLLQHRAPWSHHGGTWGIPGGARQPHEDATAAALREAGEEAGVPADAVRPYASHVLRHPDWSYTTVLADEVRELDARPTDAESLAIAWVPVEQVATLDLLPAFADAWPALLAAVPNVPGASDGDGACGPA from the coding sequence ATGACCGACCTGCCCCGCCACGCGCCCGCGCCGGGCGACGGCTGGGTCGAGTGCGCGTGCGGCGCACGGCACTGGGGGCTGCACGGCGCCGCGGGCCTGCTGGTCGGGCGCCGCGCGGCGGACGGGCGGCTCACGCACGTGCTGCTGCAGCACCGCGCGCCGTGGAGCCACCACGGCGGCACGTGGGGCATCCCGGGCGGCGCGCGCCAGCCGCACGAGGACGCGACCGCTGCCGCGCTGCGTGAGGCGGGCGAGGAGGCCGGCGTCCCCGCGGACGCGGTGCGCCCCTACGCGTCGCACGTGCTCCGGCACCCGGACTGGTCGTACACGACGGTGCTGGCCGACGAGGTGCGCGAGCTCGACGCGCGGCCCACGGACGCCGAGTCGCTCGCGATCGCGTGGGTCCCGGTCGAGCAGGTCGCGACGCTCGACCTGCTCCCCGCGTTCGCGGACGCCTGGCCCGCACTGCTCGCCGCGGTCCCGAACGTCCCCGGGGCATCGGACGGCGACGGGGCCTGCGGTCCCGCGTGA
- a CDS encoding transglutaminase-like domain-containing protein, protein MLRDVSAHLTLDVSAPATLALAVAVAAGHDADERLDITLDGAPLTAREVPDEHGTRLHVLDADPGTLVVDYSATVRGRATPPEASEAERLRYLRPSRYCESDSLGPTARAEFAGLVGQDLLAAVSSWVGTRLAYVPGSSLPTDGAVRTLLARQGVCRDFAHLVVALLRALDVPARLVGVYAPGLDPMDLHAVAEAWVDDAWRVVDATTLAPRSTLVRVATGRDASDTAFLSVHGGAADLTDFHVSAVVDDLPDDDVRTLVTLG, encoded by the coding sequence ATGCTGCGCGACGTCTCCGCCCACCTGACGCTCGACGTGTCCGCCCCCGCGACGCTGGCCCTCGCCGTCGCGGTCGCCGCGGGCCACGACGCCGACGAGCGCCTCGACATCACGCTCGACGGTGCCCCGCTCACCGCCCGCGAGGTGCCCGACGAGCACGGCACGCGGCTGCACGTGCTCGACGCCGACCCCGGCACGCTCGTCGTCGACTACTCCGCGACCGTGCGCGGCCGCGCCACGCCGCCCGAGGCGAGCGAGGCCGAGCGCCTGCGCTACCTGCGGCCCAGCCGGTACTGCGAGTCCGACTCGCTCGGACCGACCGCGCGCGCCGAGTTCGCCGGGCTCGTGGGGCAGGACCTGCTCGCCGCCGTGTCGTCGTGGGTCGGCACGCGCCTGGCGTACGTGCCCGGGTCGAGCCTTCCGACCGACGGCGCGGTGCGCACGCTGCTCGCGCGGCAGGGCGTGTGCCGGGACTTCGCGCACCTCGTCGTCGCGCTGCTGCGGGCGCTCGACGTGCCCGCGCGGCTCGTCGGCGTGTACGCGCCCGGTCTGGACCCGATGGACCTGCACGCGGTCGCGGAGGCGTGGGTCGACGACGCGTGGCGCGTCGTCGACGCGACGACGCTCGCGCCGCGCTCGACGCTGGTCCGCGTCGCGACCGGGCGCGACGCGTCGGACACCGCCTTCCTGTCCGTGCACGGAGGCGCGGCGGACCTCACGGACTTCCACGTCAGCGCGGTCGTCGACGACCTGCCCGACGACGACGTGCGCACGCTCGTGACGCTCGGCTGA
- a CDS encoding vitamin K epoxide reductase family protein, producing the protein MSKQNTVVDVDGVDDDDLELDDVVDDDPELLAPPDPAWRRRTAIEMIISGLIGLYASFVLSVEALVLAADEDADLSCSFNDKINCATVAKHWAAELLGFPNAFLGIAAEAVVLTVAVALLGGVVFPRWFMRTAQAIYTVGFLFAWWLFYMSFFEIGALCPWCLLITVTTTLVWAGLTRINIREGHIALPGRAGVWGRRFVEEGNDWFVTIALLVVMAGMIMVKYGYTLF; encoded by the coding sequence GTGAGCAAGCAGAACACGGTGGTCGACGTGGACGGCGTGGACGACGACGACCTCGAGCTCGACGACGTCGTCGACGACGACCCCGAGCTCCTCGCCCCCCCGGACCCGGCGTGGCGCCGCCGGACCGCGATCGAGATGATCATCTCGGGCCTGATCGGGCTCTACGCCTCGTTCGTCCTGTCGGTCGAGGCCCTCGTGCTCGCGGCCGACGAGGACGCGGACCTCAGCTGCAGCTTCAACGACAAGATCAACTGCGCGACGGTCGCGAAGCACTGGGCGGCCGAGCTGCTGGGCTTCCCGAACGCGTTCCTCGGCATCGCCGCCGAGGCGGTGGTGCTGACGGTCGCGGTCGCGCTGCTCGGCGGCGTGGTGTTCCCGCGCTGGTTCATGCGCACCGCGCAGGCGATCTACACGGTCGGCTTCCTGTTCGCGTGGTGGCTGTTCTACATGTCGTTCTTCGAGATCGGCGCGCTGTGCCCGTGGTGCCTGCTCATCACGGTCACGACGACGCTCGTGTGGGCCGGTCTGACGCGCATCAACATCCGTGAGGGCCACATCGCGCTCCCCGGCCGTGCGGGGGTGTGGGGCCGCCGGTTCGTCGAGGAGGGCAACGACTGGTTCGTGACGATCGCGCTGCTCGTCGTCATGGCGGGAATGATCATGGTCAAGTACGGCTACACCCTGTTCTGA
- the efeB gene encoding iron uptake transporter deferrochelatase/peroxidase subunit: MTGTEQTPEPGPRGVTRRALLGGGLLGAAAVGAAGFVGGRATATTGDGTASGTAAAGTYPFTGRHQAGIVTPAQDRLYLAAFDVTTDDREDLVALLQRWTTIAARLTQGLSAGPFGAASGPYDAPPDDTGEAADLPAAGLTITFGFGRSLFVAADGTDRFGLADRLPDALVELPHFPADALDPARSDGDLVVQACADDPQVAVHAIRNLSRAAFGAATIRWTQLGYGRTSSTTTAQSTPRNLFGFKDGTANLKAEEGDALERHVWVGEDAAAADSHDSSWLVDGTYLVARRIRMQIETWDRTSLREQEALVGRTKGEGAPLSGGEEFTEPDFEVTGREGAPLVALNSHVRLAHPTQNDGVRMLRRGYNFTDGNDSLGRLDAGLFFIAFVRDPRTHYIPMQTTLSRDDGLMEYLQHTGSGLFAVPPGIPDGSLRTGSDGTPITTSDSPFVGQALFS; encoded by the coding sequence GTGACCGGCACCGAGCAGACCCCCGAACCCGGCCCGCGCGGCGTCACGCGTCGCGCGCTGCTCGGCGGCGGGCTGCTCGGTGCCGCCGCCGTCGGCGCCGCGGGGTTCGTCGGCGGGCGCGCGACCGCCACGACCGGCGACGGCACCGCGTCGGGCACCGCCGCGGCCGGGACGTACCCGTTCACCGGCCGCCACCAGGCGGGCATCGTCACACCCGCGCAGGACCGCCTGTACCTCGCCGCGTTCGACGTGACGACCGACGACCGCGAGGACCTCGTCGCGCTGCTGCAGCGCTGGACGACCATCGCGGCCCGCCTCACGCAGGGCCTGTCCGCCGGTCCGTTCGGCGCGGCGTCCGGCCCGTACGACGCGCCGCCCGACGACACGGGCGAGGCCGCCGACCTGCCGGCCGCGGGGCTGACGATCACGTTCGGGTTCGGCCGCTCGCTGTTCGTCGCGGCGGACGGCACCGACCGGTTCGGCCTCGCGGACCGCCTGCCCGACGCGCTCGTCGAGCTCCCGCACTTCCCCGCCGACGCGCTCGACCCGGCACGCAGCGACGGCGACCTCGTCGTGCAGGCGTGCGCGGACGACCCGCAGGTCGCGGTGCACGCGATCCGCAACCTGTCGCGCGCCGCGTTCGGGGCCGCGACGATCCGCTGGACGCAGCTCGGGTACGGGCGCACGTCGTCGACGACGACCGCGCAGAGCACGCCGCGCAACCTGTTCGGGTTCAAGGACGGCACCGCCAACCTCAAGGCCGAGGAGGGCGACGCCCTCGAGCGGCACGTGTGGGTGGGCGAGGACGCCGCCGCGGCCGACTCGCACGACTCGTCGTGGCTCGTGGACGGCACGTACCTGGTCGCGCGACGCATCCGCATGCAGATCGAGACGTGGGACCGCACGTCGCTGCGCGAGCAGGAGGCGCTCGTCGGGCGCACCAAGGGCGAGGGCGCTCCCCTCTCCGGCGGCGAGGAGTTCACCGAGCCCGACTTCGAGGTCACCGGGCGCGAGGGCGCACCGCTCGTCGCGCTGAACAGCCACGTCCGGCTCGCGCACCCCACGCAGAACGACGGGGTGCGGATGCTGCGCCGCGGCTACAACTTCACCGACGGCAACGACTCGCTCGGGCGGCTCGACGCGGGGCTGTTCTTCATCGCGTTCGTGCGCGACCCGCGCACGCACTACATCCCGATGCAGACCACGCTGTCGCGTGACGACGGGCTCATGGAGTACCTGCAGCACACGGGCTCGGGGCTGTTCGCGGTGCCGCCGGGCATCCCGGACGGGTCGCTGCGCACGGGCAGCGACGGCACGCCGATCACGACGAGCGACAGCCCGTTCGTCGGGCAGGCCCTCTTCTCCTGA
- a CDS encoding Maf family protein has translation MPRLLLASASPARRATLRAAGIEPLVAVSSVDEDAVLAQARERYVDADGRLDPADAVLVLAQAKAHDVAAHLPDALADADDLVVLGCDSMLELDGEVLGKPRDADDAVARWRSMRGRAGTLHTGHWVVDLREVDDDAPEPRPGSLGAGRGAVLGATSSTVVHFADVSDDEIAAYVATGEPLAVAGAFTIDGLGGPFVERVEGDHHGVVGLSLPLLRSLLLQIDLPLPTLWTP, from the coding sequence GTGCCTCGCCTCCTGCTCGCGTCCGCGTCCCCCGCCCGTCGCGCCACGCTCCGCGCGGCCGGCATCGAGCCGCTGGTGGCGGTCTCCTCGGTCGACGAGGACGCGGTGCTGGCGCAGGCCCGCGAGCGCTACGTCGACGCGGACGGCCGCCTCGACCCGGCGGACGCGGTGCTGGTGCTGGCGCAGGCGAAGGCGCACGACGTGGCCGCGCACCTGCCCGACGCGCTCGCGGACGCCGACGACCTCGTCGTGCTCGGCTGCGACTCCATGCTCGAGCTCGACGGCGAGGTCCTGGGCAAGCCGCGCGACGCGGACGACGCGGTCGCGCGCTGGCGGTCGATGCGCGGCCGCGCGGGCACGCTGCACACCGGTCACTGGGTGGTCGACCTGCGCGAGGTGGACGACGACGCGCCCGAGCCTCGTCCCGGCTCTCTCGGCGCGGGACGCGGTGCCGTGCTGGGGGCGACGTCGTCGACGGTCGTGCACTTCGCGGACGTGTCCGACGACGAGATCGCGGCGTACGTCGCGACGGGCGAGCCGCTGGCCGTCGCGGGGGCGTTCACGATCGACGGGCTCGGGGGCCCGTTCGTCGAGCGCGTCGAGGGTGACCACCACGGCGTCGTCGGCCTCTCGCTGCCGCTCCTGCGTTCCCTCCTGCTCCAGATCGACCTCCCCCTCCCCACCCTCTGGACCCCCTGA
- the efeO gene encoding iron uptake system protein EfeO: MSRSRVGALALVALVLPLAACVDNDPGPAASGAPERALTVSSTQDACDVSSATAPSGTLTFAVTNDGSDVTEFYLLGEDGLRVVSEVENIGPGLTRDLVVQVRPGTYYTACKPGMVGDGIRAEFTVTDSGEAVGPTGDAAEQLAAAEDQYVAYVKDQVGALIAGTQEFADAYKAGDDEKARELYAATRVHWERVEPVAESFGDLDPLTDAREADLEDGQTWSGWHYIEKDLWPPLAADNGGTEYVPLTDAERTKAADDLVGWTQDLVDQVNDPAFTFEAFQISNGAKELLDEVATGKVTGEEEIWSHTDLWDFQANVDGARLAYEVLEDVVEEADPDLAATLTERFAALEGLLAEHGSVEEGFTSYDELTAQQVKELSTAVDALSEPLSRLTAVVTGV, encoded by the coding sequence ATGTCCCGCTCACGCGTCGGCGCGCTCGCGCTCGTCGCCCTCGTCCTGCCGCTCGCCGCGTGCGTCGACAACGACCCGGGCCCGGCCGCGTCGGGCGCGCCCGAGCGCGCGCTGACCGTGAGCAGCACGCAGGACGCGTGCGACGTCTCGTCGGCCACGGCGCCGAGCGGCACGCTGACGTTCGCGGTGACGAACGACGGCTCCGACGTCACCGAGTTCTACCTGCTCGGCGAGGACGGCCTGCGCGTCGTCTCCGAGGTGGAGAACATCGGCCCGGGCCTCACGCGCGACCTCGTCGTGCAGGTGCGCCCCGGTACCTACTACACGGCCTGCAAGCCCGGCATGGTGGGCGACGGCATCCGCGCGGAGTTCACCGTGACCGACTCGGGTGAGGCGGTCGGCCCCACGGGCGACGCCGCCGAGCAGCTCGCCGCCGCGGAGGACCAGTACGTCGCGTACGTCAAGGACCAGGTCGGCGCGCTCATCGCGGGGACGCAGGAGTTCGCGGACGCGTACAAGGCCGGCGACGACGAGAAGGCGCGTGAGCTCTACGCGGCGACGCGCGTGCACTGGGAGCGTGTCGAGCCCGTCGCGGAGTCGTTCGGCGACCTCGACCCGCTGACCGACGCGCGCGAGGCCGACCTCGAGGACGGCCAGACGTGGAGCGGCTGGCACTACATCGAGAAGGACCTGTGGCCCCCGCTCGCGGCGGACAACGGCGGCACCGAGTACGTGCCGCTGACCGACGCGGAGCGCACGAAGGCGGCCGACGACCTCGTCGGCTGGACGCAGGACCTCGTCGACCAGGTCAACGACCCGGCGTTCACGTTCGAGGCGTTCCAGATCTCCAACGGCGCCAAGGAGCTGCTCGACGAGGTCGCGACCGGCAAGGTCACGGGCGAGGAGGAGATCTGGTCGCACACCGACCTGTGGGACTTCCAGGCGAACGTCGACGGGGCGCGCCTCGCGTACGAGGTGCTCGAGGACGTCGTCGAGGAGGCCGACCCGGACCTCGCGGCGACGCTGACCGAGCGGTTCGCCGCGCTCGAGGGGCTGCTCGCCGAGCACGGCTCGGTCGAGGAGGGCTTCACGTCCTACGACGAGCTGACCGCGCAGCAGGTCAAGGAGCTCTCGACCGCGGTCGACGCGCTCTCCGAGCCGCTGTCCCGGCTCACCGCCGTCGTCACGGGGGTCTGA
- a CDS encoding acetyl/propionyl/methylcrotonyl-CoA carboxylase subunit alpha: MPSSLSAPAVRPLRKVLIANRGEIAVRIARACRDAGVGSVAVYADQDRTALHVTLADEAFALDGARAADTYLSIEKILDVAARSGADSVHPGYGFLAENADFARAVLDAGLVWVGPSPDAIEALGDKVSARHIAQKAGAPLVAGTPDPVEGTDEIHAFVAEHGLPIAIKAAFGGGGRGLKVARTSDEVDELYESAVREAVAAFGRGECFVERYLDKPRHVETQCLADAHGTVVVVSTRDCSLQRRHQKLVEEAPAPFLTDAQREQLVTSSKAILREAGYVGAATCEFLVGADGTVSFLEVNTRLQVEHPVTEEISGIDLVREQLRIASGEPLGYDEVVTRGHSIEFRINGEDPAANFLPAPGHISTLRFPSGPGVRVDSGVVEGDTVSGAFDSMIAKLIVTGADRQQAIARAKRALAELEVVGIPTVVPFHRAVLEDEAFAPADGSTPFAVHTRWIETEFAGTLATLGKAPAATPAPEEDSPALERVVVEVGGKRLEVVLPAALGLGRPGAARAAGAPRRPARRSGGGPKATANGTTLASPMQGTIVKVAVEDGATVAEGDLVVVLEAMKMEQPLVAHRAGKVTGLAAAVGASVSAGTAICEIVD, translated from the coding sequence GTGCCCTCCAGCCTGTCCGCCCCTGCCGTGCGCCCGCTGCGCAAGGTCCTCATCGCCAACCGCGGCGAGATCGCCGTGCGTATCGCCCGTGCGTGCCGTGACGCGGGCGTCGGGTCCGTCGCCGTCTACGCCGACCAGGACCGCACCGCGCTGCACGTGACCCTCGCCGACGAGGCGTTCGCGCTCGACGGTGCGCGCGCCGCGGACACGTACCTGTCGATCGAGAAGATCCTCGACGTCGCGGCCCGCTCGGGCGCGGACTCGGTGCACCCCGGGTACGGCTTCCTCGCGGAGAACGCGGACTTCGCCCGCGCGGTGCTCGACGCGGGCCTGGTGTGGGTCGGCCCGTCGCCGGACGCGATCGAGGCGCTGGGCGACAAGGTCAGCGCGCGGCACATCGCGCAGAAGGCGGGAGCGCCGCTCGTCGCGGGCACGCCCGACCCGGTGGAGGGCACGGACGAGATCCACGCGTTCGTCGCGGAGCACGGCCTGCCGATCGCGATCAAGGCGGCGTTCGGCGGTGGCGGCCGCGGCCTGAAGGTCGCGCGGACGTCGGACGAGGTCGACGAGCTGTACGAGTCCGCGGTGCGCGAGGCGGTCGCGGCGTTCGGGCGCGGCGAGTGCTTCGTCGAGCGGTACCTGGACAAGCCGCGGCACGTGGAGACGCAGTGCCTCGCGGACGCGCACGGCACGGTCGTCGTGGTCAGCACGCGCGACTGCTCGCTGCAGCGCCGCCACCAGAAGCTCGTCGAGGAGGCGCCCGCGCCGTTCCTCACCGACGCGCAGCGCGAGCAGCTCGTCACGTCCAGCAAGGCGATCCTGCGCGAGGCCGGGTACGTCGGGGCCGCGACGTGCGAGTTCCTCGTCGGCGCCGACGGCACGGTGTCGTTCCTCGAGGTCAACACGCGCCTGCAGGTCGAGCACCCCGTGACCGAGGAGATCTCCGGGATCGACCTGGTGCGCGAGCAGCTGCGCATCGCGTCGGGCGAGCCGCTCGGGTACGACGAGGTCGTGACGCGCGGGCACTCGATCGAGTTCCGCATCAACGGCGAGGACCCTGCCGCGAACTTCCTGCCCGCTCCGGGCCACATCTCGACGCTGCGGTTCCCGTCGGGCCCCGGTGTGCGCGTCGACTCGGGCGTCGTCGAGGGCGACACGGTCTCGGGCGCGTTCGACTCGATGATCGCCAAGCTCATCGTCACGGGCGCCGACCGGCAGCAGGCGATCGCGCGCGCCAAGCGCGCGCTGGCCGAGCTCGAGGTCGTCGGCATCCCGACCGTCGTGCCGTTCCACCGCGCGGTCCTCGAGGACGAGGCGTTCGCCCCGGCGGACGGCTCCACGCCGTTCGCGGTGCACACGCGCTGGATCGAGACCGAGTTCGCGGGCACGCTCGCGACGCTCGGCAAGGCGCCCGCCGCGACGCCCGCGCCCGAGGAGGACTCGCCCGCGCTCGAGCGCGTGGTCGTCGAGGTCGGCGGCAAGCGGCTCGAGGTCGTCCTGCCTGCCGCGCTCGGCCTGGGCCGCCCCGGTGCCGCCCGGGCCGCGGGCGCACCGCGCCGCCCGGCCCGCCGCAGCGGCGGCGGCCCGAAGGCCACGGCCAACGGCACGACGCTCGCGTCCCCCATGCAGGGCACCATCGTCAAGGTCGCCGTCGAGGACGGCGCGACCGTGGCGGAGGGCGACCTCGTCGTCGTGCTCGAGGCCATGAAGATGGAGCAGCCGCTGGTGGCGCACCGCGCCGGGAAGGTGACGGGCCTCGCCGCGGCCGTCGGCGCGAGCGTGAGCGCCGGGACCGCGATCTGCGAGATCGTCGACTGA
- a CDS encoding acyl-CoA carboxylase subunit epsilon — MSEDAQLHVVRGAPDDVELAALVAGIMAAATAAPADQPATPRAAWADRRRQLRPAPAPAPGPDSWRWSLRG, encoded by the coding sequence GTGAGCGAGGACGCCCAGCTCCACGTGGTGCGCGGCGCGCCCGACGACGTCGAGCTCGCGGCGCTCGTCGCGGGCATCATGGCCGCCGCGACGGCCGCACCGGCCGACCAGCCGGCGACGCCGCGTGCGGCGTGGGCGGACCGGCGCCGCCAGCTCCGTCCGGCGCCGGCCCCGGCTCCCGGTCCCGACTCCTGGCGCTGGAGCCTGCGCGGCTGA